The genome window GCTGCTCCCGCCGAAAAGACCACCTCTGACCTCAGTGGTAAATGGGTTCTCGTATGCTGCACTCCCCCGCTTCAACATAATGCACCCCTGTATCTTGTCACTGACAGTGGTTCGCAATAGAACAAGACTCTTTCCGATAGCTCTGAGCCTATCCTCAGCTTACAGGGCATCGGATACCTCACTCGTAAGGCAATTGGCTTGGCTACCATCACCGTCGACATCAACCAGTACAACGCCCCTCCCAAGCCCCCCAACACATCCACCGACGTTTTCACCCACATCGACATCACCCAGTCTGCCTCTGGCCTGACGAGCACTCACGAGAACCGCTGCCTCGATTTCAACAACCGCGAGCACACGGACTGGCTCTTCGGCACCGTCAGGGGTCGATCCAGGTTCGTCACtcttgatgagattgaggaggACTTCCTCAAGACTGGCTGGCTTGTCGAGGGCGATGGCAAGTTCATCCAGAGCATCGCTGAAAGCGTCGACAACGGCTGGGTCGCTAATCAGATCTGGGGCTTCGAGGAGATCAACGGCGAAAGGAGATATGTGAGGCACATCTTGGTGACCAAGGGTGACAAGAAGGTCACCGCCAAGCTCATCTACGACTACCAGGCTTAGAGATGGGATTGCCCCAGAACATTACTTGACCTAGTATAGACGACTGACGGTAACAATGCTTGATTATCGCCCAGTGACTCATGCAACAGTTGCTCATGAGACAAATATAATTTGACAGACCGAAATGAAGTCATCCTAAACTGAATTTCTATGCACCAATTGCACCACACAACATTTGTGTTCACCAATGTGTATTATTCCACATATCGCGCTATGTTGAAAGCAGCTTTCCTGCCTGGCTGGCTGTTATGAGCCTGCCGTAGTCTCCATGATGCTCAGGCCATTATTTCCCCAACGCCCATCCATGATGCTTGattcttgttttcttctgTTCCCTGCGCCATATTCCCGCGGCCTTTGTTCCTCGGGATTTAGGTCCCAGCTCTGGCATATCACATGCTAAAAATACCACTTTACTCGGGTCTTCGCTTTACAAATTCCTCAAGGTCCTGTACTGTCGCGACGCCCAAGACAAAcctcctcttctcatccGTGATAACGGCGAATTCCTGCTTCCATGGCCCATCAGGTACGCCGCCACGGAAGAAgttctcaagctcctcgagggTCGTCTCCATGGTGATGACCTGATAGGTACGGCCCTTGCGCTGGAAGCGTGTCATGGCGGCTGAGAGCTGATCTTCAGGCTTGACCTTGCCTGAGTCGAGAAGGGACTGAAGGTGAGGAATGGATATGTAGCCTAGCAACGCGCGGGTGTCGGCATCGACGATGGTAAGGTGCGTGTAGTCGCGCTCAAAGGCGGACATGAGGGCGAGGGAGATGGCATCGGAGGGGTTGAGTGAGAGTGCGGCTGGGGGGTCGAGGTCTTCGACAGTGGCCTGTGATGCATTAGCCACAACTCGAAGGAATAGCATTCTCTATAGAAGCCATATGCCTATAGCCCGGAGCGCAAAGTGGTGTCATGAGAAGCACATACCCCACGATATCGAGAAGACCACTTTGTAACCAGGGGCTGTGTCGCACCCGATGTTGTGGTGGTAGCAGTAGCAGTAGCCATTGTATATGcaatagctattataagtagtGCAAGAAAAGAGTTTGGCAGTGATTGGCGCACAAGTTGGTTCAAGTTGAAAGGTTGGAGAGTTGAAGCGATCGCGGGGCAGGATTCTGTACGGTCAGTCACCTATTGGGTCACGCAAAATGCTCTAATATGGTGGGGCAGAGAGGAAAAAATGGGAGCTTTTTTGTTGGCATCATGACATGGGTCATCTCGATGGTGAATCGACAAACACTTCTCCGTCAGCCAAGAGACTCTATGACTGGTGTTACTGCAACTAGGTAATCTAATAGGGGCATAGGTAGCTTGTTGTCAGCTCAATGATTAAGCATGCTTGATTCGAGATGACAAGAATGTGACGGATATGAGCGGGATTTTGCCTCATTTATTCTATCATCCCATATGTTTTCTAGCTAGTGTCGAAATAAATCATACATCGGGGTTTAATAGCAACAGAGCTCTAGCTATCCCCACAGCTCCGGGAACAAGCCCCATCTGCAGGCCGTGGATCTTCCCGCTAGAGTTCTTAATTAGCGTTCAACAGAGATCCGTCTAAGTGGAATGTATGTGTATCAAAGGCGAAGCAAATGGTTGAGCTATGGTGGGAACCAGTATTCAGAGAATGAATGCATTTCATTGGTGAGATAAACCAGTGTCCAATACGATATGAGAAAGCGCATCTAAGATGGAAGGAAGGTGTGATAAGCGTGATGTCACCACCCGCTCAAATGTACCTGCTACGAGCGTCATCCTTCCCGTTATTCACGGAATTGGGAGTCGCATACCACCTTAACTCCGCAAGATAAGGTACTACACCAACCTTCCTTGGACGTTTCCTGATTTCTTTCTCTCATATCATCCTGCAATATTTTCTCACGATACCTATTACGGCGTGTTAGTTTGTGGGTTAAGCTCTCTCGCTGGAGCTGAAAGGTCATATCAAGTACGTTTAATAGCAGCAACCGTTTTCCCCGAGTCGCATTGTATCAACAGCCGGCTCAATCGGGCAGATCATATTTCGTGCACCTATATTTGCGCCTTTTCTTTGTCTCCTCCTTATTTATCACTGCAATCATTCTATGTGGTACTAGTGCTTAGAGTATCAACTGATGAGCTCCACCCTTGACGTACATGAGTATCACTAACACACTGGACTGGTAGAACATCATCGCCTGCATCGGACTGCTATAATGTCCCCGTTGCACCCATCCAAGGACGTCCTCCAGGGAACGGTCTACAGCCCTCTCTTAGCAAAGCCCCGTACTCCTTATGAGGCTCACCTTGAGCTCTTCCCCGCTTACTCCTCCGTCGTACAAGATGTGAAGGGCAAAGCCAAGGAGCTCAGCGCCGAGGCGACAGCCGAATTTGAAAAGGCGAGCGCAAAAGCTCAAGCCAAGGCTGGAAAGATCGAGCTATACTCTGGAAAGTATTATGCCGCTTGCACCTTTGGTGGTCTGATGGCCTGTGTAAGTGTCCATTTTAGTGTTCAGCCGAGGAATATTTCCCCGTCTACCAATTTCTAGCATAAAGAAACTGTACTCATCAGAATCAGGGTCTCACTCACGCTGCCGTAACTCCCTTGGATCTCGTAAAAACCCGTCGACAAGTTGACTCAAAACTCTACACCAGTAACTTTCAGGCCTGGGGCAAGATCTACCGTGCTGAAGGCGTTCGTGGTATCTTCACGGGTTGGAGTCCAACCCTCTTTGGCTACTCTGCCCAAGGCGCCTTCAAGTATGGTTGGTACGAATACTTCAAGAAGACGTACTCTGATATGGCTGGTCCTGAGGCCGCACAAAAGTACAAGACCGGTCTATATCTTGcagcctctgcctctgctgAATTTCTCGCTGATCTTGCCCTCTGCCCCTTCGAAGCCGTCAAGGTCCGTATGCAAGGCTCGATCCCTAACCCCTACACCGGAACAGTCCAAGGCATCAGCGCCATCACAGGCAAGGAAGGCGTCGCTGGCCTATACAAAGGCTTATATCCGCTATGGGGTCGCCAAATCCCCTATACAATGATGAAGTTTGCTTCGTTTGAAACCATTGTTGAGATGATCTATGATCGCCTGCCCGGTCAAAAGAGTGACTATAGCAAGGCTGCCCAGACTGGTGTCTCTTTTACTGGTGGTTACCTGGCCGGTATCTTGTGCGCCATCGTCTCCCACCCCGCCGATGTTATGGTCAGCAAGTTGAATTCCAACCGTCAACCTGGTGAGGCTTTCGGCGGCGCCATGAGCAGAATATACAAGGACATTGGTTTCGGTGGCCTATGGAATGGTCTCCCCGTGCGAATTGTCATGATCGGTACTCTTACCGGACTTCAGTGGATGATCTATGTAAGTCTTCCTGCGCAAACTCGATAGCGACTAGATATACCTTCGGAATTGTCTACTAACAACGTGTGAAGGACTATTTCAAGATCTTTATGGGTCTTCCAACCACTGGCGGCGCTCCACCTCCAGCCCAGAAGCAGGAGTAGGCTATATCGGCTCCCCTTGTAAAAATGCATGAGTCGCTTGTGCCATAGTTGTCGAGGACTTCTTGGTGTGCCTTCGTTTTCTGTTCGTTCAGGTGGATTAGAAGCAAGAGACAGTGTTGATAGACCAATAAACAAACCATTTCTATGAGAGTGCTGGATTCCAAGCAACAGGGTGAGTGATATTTATCGTCGGGATAATCGCATCTATGTGGAACGGCCTGCCTGGACCCTGGGAGTACACAGCTTATCAGCAGCCATCCTTGTCTGAATACGACTTGGGTCTCGAGCAGCTATGTTGTAGACGGAAGCATGCCACGCTTGGTCCGATTCGATCCGTGAGAGGGATTTGTATGTCATCCCGCTAGTAGTTTCTTGCATGGGCGATCTGGAGGATACATTGAAGCTTGCAGCCGGGCAAATTGATAATCGCCAAGGGACGTGAACTCGGGTTCTTCTATGTTACGGCCAATAATGCTGTACCTGGTCCTTTGCTATGTGAGCTGTATGCTATAACGAAAGCCAGCTGTGCTGCTCACATTTTTGGTTGATAATTAATATGGAAACCTGAGCGAGCTGGCAAAAGAGGGTCTGGTGTATATACCGGCATTACGTCTCCGGTTGAGGGTCTAATATGGCACTGAGGCAATAGGGCACTTTAGCAGAATGGATGTCAACACCCATATCAAGTCCAGCGCTTGACAACTCTATTTGACATTGGTTGTGTTCAATATCGGAGCTGCAGTGAGCGGCTATGTCTACGAGAGTGTACGTAGGTATTACTGTGGTGGAGCGAATCTAGACTTTTCCTAAACGGGCACGTCTAATGCCGTCATGGTACATGATCGAGATGGGTGGGCACCGCAGGGAGCGGCGCGGTTTGTGTGCGTTGATGCAATGCGATGCGCGGCCGGTTACGAAACTACAGAGAGCTAGTGGAACTGGCGCTTGTTCCAGAACACTGCTCCCTTTGGTGAAGGTGCAGTTTGGGCGGCATCATCACTAGCCATAGGTGTAGCATTGGTTCGCCGATATTATATATTCCCTCCCCGCAACCCAACGTTGGATCAGCATCGAGGAACCAACACAGTCAGGATGAACTGGCAACACTGGCTTTAACCATTAACGTATACTGGAGAAGAATATCCACTTGAACGAAATTCCTCGGAAGTCGGAAAAGATGGTATGCCGAGGGATTGTTCTGGTTATCAGTCAGCCAACCAACGGCGGTGAGATGAGCGAATATCCAAGACAGCCAGACAGCAGTCAGCAACATTTCCGGGTCCGGCGCACGTGAGTAGCCCGGATATTCGCAGATAAATGAGGACTATAGGTCCGTACCTAATTTCCTAACCAACACAGGCTGTCGTGCCACTTGGATGGGGTGGATGCAGTCAGGAGACCATTTGCTGTCTTGCTATTTCCAGCATCCGTGCCTATTCAAAGCATAAGAAGGCATGTCAACAGTAACGGGCCGACTGACGGCGATCAGGATGGGAGGCAGACCAAACTGATAGGATACCGTCACCGCGGTTGTGAACGAGTGATCTAGTGATTGGTGACAGTTCAGTTGCAGGGTGGGTACGGGGGATGTGCCGCATGGCAACCCCACAATCTGAGTCTAACTACATAAACGCTTCGAATGAGGGGTTGTCTTCGGTTGGTGAGCATCAATGTTGATGAATTATAGAAATACTCATGGTAGCGGCGACCTGATCAATAACACGACGAAGCTGTATGTAGTACCCGTGTTCAATGCTGAGATTCTTCTCATAGATGACCAAAAGTGATGAAATCCAGAGTAGC of Fusarium oxysporum Fo47 chromosome I, complete sequence contains these proteins:
- a CDS encoding mitochondrial carrier domain-containing protein yields the protein MSPLHPSKDVLQGTVYSPLLAKPRTPYEAHLELFPAYSSVVQDVKGKAKELSAEATAEFEKASAKAQAKAGKIELYSGKYYAACTFGGLMACGLTHAAVTPLDLVKTRRQVDSKLYTSNFQAWGKIYRAEGVRGIFTGWSPTLFGYSAQGAFKYGWYEYFKKTYSDMAGPEAAQKYKTGLYLAASASAEFLADLALCPFEAVKVRMQGSIPNPYTGTVQGISAITGKEGVAGLYKGLYPLWGRQIPYTMMKFASFETIVEMIYDRLPGQKSDYSKAAQTGVSFTGGYLAGILCAIVSHPADVMVSKLNSNRQPGEAFGGAMSRIYKDIGFGGLWNGLPVRIVMIGTLTGLQWMIYDYFKIFMGLPTTGGAPPPAQKQE